A single region of the Bicyclus anynana chromosome 16, ilBicAnyn1.1, whole genome shotgun sequence genome encodes:
- the LOC128198875 gene encoding uncharacterized protein LOC128198875 → MAQPEVSVSGVSVSARIPEFWTDLPRHWFIQAEAVLHPQKMSDEAKFQFVISKLGKDVIQQVTDILVKQPENGKYDTLKTRLLDIYEESENRKVQKLISEMELGDQKPSQLLRKMQELASGKVTDETLTILWQNHLPGWVRGILTASGLSDINALARMADKVTENAMPIQGVAAVRSARSDSPDVIAEIHKLGERLRKIENSQRSGGRSRSRSHGAPRTRNTSGSRKRTPADPDWLCYYHYKFRARAHKCVQPCTWKTSNQPTGSAEN, encoded by the coding sequence atggctcAACCAGAGGTGTCAGTTTCCGGCGTGTCTGTATCGGCGAGAATTCCTGAATTTTGGACGGATTTGCCGCGACACTGGTTCATACAGGCGGAGGCAGTGCTACACCCGCAGAAGATGTCTGACGAGGCGAAATTTCAGTTTGTCATATCGAAATTAGGAAAAGACGTTATACAACAAGTGACAGACATATTAGTCAAACAGCCGGAAAATGGTAAATatgatacattaaaaacaagattACTTGACATTTATGAGGAGTCAGAAAATAGAAAGGTACAAAAATTGATATCTGAAATGGAGCTTGGCGACCAGAAGCCATCGCAGTTGCTGAGGAAAATGCAAGAGCTGGCAAGTGGCAAAGTTACAGATGAAACCCTTACCATCCTTTGGCAAAACCATTTGCCGGGATGGGTGAGAGGAATACTCACGGCATCAGGTTTAAGCGATATTAACGCTTTGGCCAGAATGGCAGACAAGGTGACAGAAAATGCAATGCCTATACAGGGGGTGGCCGCAGTACGGAGTGCAAGGAGTGATTCTCCAGATGTCATAGCGGAGATCCACAAGCTGGGCGAACGActaagaaaaattgaaaattcccagcGTAGCGGTGGAAGAAGCCGATCACGGTCACACGGCGCGCCACGTACGCGCAACACTAGCGGTAGCAGGAAGAGGACACCGGCAGATCCAGACTggctttgctactaccactataagTTTAGAGCCCGAGCACACAAATGTGTTCAACCGTGTACGTGGAAGACATCGAACCAGCCTACTGGCAGTGCGGAAAACTAG